From Brassica napus cultivar Da-Ae unplaced genomic scaffold, Da-Ae ScsIHWf_724;HRSCAF=1049, whole genome shotgun sequence, one genomic window encodes:
- the LOC125605208 gene encoding uncharacterized protein LOC125605208, producing MGNLSQVSHVKGFDPSQKTSDEEAPKWVTPVSSFKPVDWRTPTLKDMELHDDRVNDDDYSLVFVHEDSWAKLIHWCSTTKQHLKIGPSMYTTELAERIMGPAVWLQNQEIDAVLFLFRERTSLRRWNPSKVAFMSCIFSNQMKNSYTEFKKDKKNSG from the exons ATGGGGAACCTTTCTCAAGTATCACATGTTAAAGGTTTCGATCCCTCACAAAAAACGAGTGATGAAGAAGCACCTAAGTGGGTTACTCCAGTATCATCCTTCAAGCCTGTAGATTGGAGAACACCCACTCTCAAAGATATGGAATTACATGACGACCGGGTGAACGACGATGATTACTCATTAGTGTTTGTCCATGAGGATTCATGGGCTAAACTGATTCATTGGTGCTCAACTACCAAACA GCACCTTAAAATTGGACCTTCTATGTACACAACTGAGTTAGCAGAACGTATTATGGGACCTGCAGTGTGGCTGCAAAATCAA GAAATTGATGCTGTGCTCTTCTTATTTCGCGAGAGGACTTCTTTGAGACGATGGAACCCGTCCAAAGTAGCTTTCATGAGCTGCATATTCAGTAATCAAATGAAGAATTCTTACACTGAGttcaag
- the LOC125605209 gene encoding uncharacterized protein LOC125605209 produces the protein MAYEFPQRILEEGIETQIDKINNTCRRTILEEVKGVLNTEYEEVLKDPVFGPLLAIIENKLIYSGKIIHSFICKQLKVSKLHELWFLFAKRPLRFSAQEFHAVTGLKFKDEPDINFNDWKDDKGFWSNVLRKNRKVNLSMIKTKLLNECNKWTYVDRVRLVYLCVIHGFLIAKDSRVFIPHEYIRLVMDFEKMRMYPWGLHAYDELLASILKARKDLHLKNSYVLDGFSYAFQIWVMEAIPDIGSMVGKKIKKNMTKVRCRNWKGSGKVSYADISSLESHFNKGELFPFISATGNNDVVDSTEFYREDEKIDERIGRIVTLLNAKQDWTDFVWEVEALPPTLELSDSETDGENVEVEDVTDTHVDEPAVVARRGKRKLNDPGAEARKKELLCQRAAEHNSGISSGMKTFIEGLFTSAFNSFKDVVQNDIQERFEKVQKEMAELKQAVSQIPGPSATMGKDRASEIPCPSATMGKSSQSPCLAGTKEKGKGKVDESVVPATVRRSPRQGRKVTIK, from the exons GAGGAAGTTTTGAAAGATCCTGTCTTCGGTCCGCTTCTGGCAATCATAGAGAACAAGCTCATCTACTCAGGGAAGATCATTCATAGCTTCATATGCAAGCAACTCAAGGTTTCGAAGCTTCACGAGCTGTGGTTTCTATTTGCTAAGAGGCCTCTTAGGTTCTCTGCGCAAGAATTTCATGCTGTGACAGGATTGAAGTTCAAAGATGAACCTGACATAAACTTCAATGATTGGAAGGATGATAAGGGGTTCTGGAGCAATGTGCTGAGGAAAAATAGAAAGGTCAACTTATCGATGATAAAGACGAAGCTTCTTAACGAATGCAACAAGTGGACGTATGTGGACAGGGTTAGGCTAGTGTATCTGTGCGTCATTCATGGATTCCTCATAGCTAAGGATTCAAGAGTGTTTATCCCACATGAATACATCCGTTTGGTGATGGATTTTGAGAAGATGAGGATGTATCCATGGGGTCTTCACGCATATGACGAGCTGCTTGCATCAATACTCAAAGCAAGGAAAGATTTACATCTGAAGAACAGTTACGTGTTGGATGGATTCTCCTATGCGTTTCAGATATGGGTTATGGAGGCAATCCCAGACATTGGTAGTATGGTGGGTAAGAAGATCAAAAAGAACATGACCAAAGTGAGATGTAGGAATTGGAAAGGAAGTGGGAAAGTTTCCTACGCAGATATCAGCAGCCTAGAGTCCCACTTTAATAag GGAGAACTGTTCCCATTTATATCTGCTACTGGGAACAATGATGTGGTTGATAGCACTGAGTTCTATAGGGAAGATGAGAAGATAGATGAAAGAATTGGTCGCATTGTTACTCTTCTCAATGCCAAACAAGATTGGACAGATTTCGTATGGGAAGTCGAGGCTTTGCCTCCAACTTTAGAGCTTTCTGATTCAGAGACTGATGGAGAGAATGTTGAAGTCGAAGATGTCACAGATACTCATGTTGACGAACCGGCTGTTGTTGCAAGAAGGGGAAAGCGTAAGCTAAATGATCCTGGTGCGGAGGCTCGAAAGAAAGAACTGCTTTGTCAACGGGCAGCTGAACATAACAGTGGTATCTCCAGTGGAATGAAGACTTTCATTGAAGGTTTGTTCACCTCTGCTTTCAACTCTTTCAAGGACGTGGTGCAGAATGACATCCAAGAGCGTTTTGAGAAGGTCCAAAAAGAGATGGCTGAGCTCAAGCAAGCGGTGTCACAGATTCCGGGTCCTTCTGCTACAATGGGAAAAGACAGAGCATCTGAGATTCCATGTCCTTCAGCAACGATGGGAAAATCATCACAGAGTCCGTGTCTTGCAGGAACAAAGGAAAAAGGCAAAGGCAAGGTTGATGAGAGTGTGGTTCCTGCTACGGTTCGTCGTAGCCCTCGGCAAGGAAGAAAGGTAACCATAAAATGA